A segment of the Alphaproteobacteria bacterium genome:
TCTCCAATTTGCACATGGTGAGGGTCGCGTATGGTTGCCTCTCCGTGCAAACAATCGACACCCAATTTTTCATAACGTTCTACCGAGTCATGCGGCTCAATGGTTTTAATAATAGTTTTTACCCGTTGCATCACAGCCGGAAAATCCACTTCGGCGTGGGCATGTTTTAGTCCAAATTCCTCGCCGCGCCGTATCAATGACATTATTTCCGCTGTACGTAGCAACGCCTTGCTTGGAACGCATCCGGTATTCAGGCAATCGCCACCCATGGCATTTTTTTCTATCAGCGCCACTTTAGCATTCACCGTTGCTGCAATATAGGCCGATACCAAACCCGCAGAGCCTGCACCAATCACCACTAAATTATAATCATATTTAGTCATAGCGCCTGTTTTCCTTGTTTTTTGCGCCAATAATTCATGGCTTTTTTCATTACAAGCGGCAACAGCCCCAGCACCACAAATGCCAGAATCAATGTTGGCGAAAGCACGTCTGAAAGCGATGCCACCTGCGCTAGTTCTGTGCCTGCAAATACATAGGCAATCGTGCCGGGAATCATCCCAAGCCAACTCACCGCCACGTATTTCCATACCGCTATTGAGGTCACACCCATTGCAAGATTAACAAGAAAAAATGGAAAAACAGGTACCAACCGCAGAGCGAATAAATAATATCCTCCCTCACGCGCAATCCCTTCGTTTATCTTCTCTAACCGTTGCCCGTATCGCTGTTGAATAGCCGAGCCA
Coding sequences within it:
- a CDS encoding TVP38/TMEM64 family protein — translated: MAHISAKIILVVLIAVSVAAFFLLGGQEYISLATLQEHHAVFIQYYDANPVKVVMIFIAGYVFFTALSLPGAAVMTLLGGALFGLGLGTAIVSIASTAGATLAFLASRFVFGSAIQQRYGQRLEKINEGIAREGGYYLFALRLVPVFPFFLVNLAMGVTSIAVWKYVAVSWLGMIPGTIAYVFAGTELAQVASLSDVLSPTLILAFVVLGLLPLVMKKAMNYWRKKQGKQAL